The following coding sequences are from one Halobaculum sp. XH14 window:
- a CDS encoding cupredoxin domain-containing protein, protein MDRRTLLRGASVVSIGVAGLAGCSSPQDGEGLGTETDAGDGTEPATGTPTRTAEETSTETDTTAGEATDTATGEGTDTETGTETDAATGTETGTGTEAGTETAGGAGSYEFTGVVEAWTGEAPAAIAGRENPTLQWQAGQQVEVSWENGDGQPHDFTVQDADGNVLEQSERTSEQGVVTTFSFTVTEEMTTYVCTIHPTTMVGEIAVSA, encoded by the coding sequence ATGGACCGTCGGACGCTGCTTCGTGGAGCGAGTGTCGTAAGCATCGGCGTCGCCGGCCTCGCGGGGTGCTCGTCGCCCCAGGACGGCGAGGGGCTGGGCACCGAGACGGACGCCGGCGACGGAACCGAACCCGCGACCGGAACGCCGACACGAACCGCGGAGGAGACGTCGACGGAGACCGACACCACCGCGGGGGAGGCGACCGACACCGCGACCGGGGAAGGGACGGACACCGAAACGGGGACCGAAACCGACGCCGCCACCGGGACCGAAACGGGGACCGGAACCGAAGCGGGAACCGAAACGGCCGGCGGTGCGGGCAGCTACGAGTTCACCGGGGTGGTCGAGGCGTGGACGGGCGAGGCTCCCGCCGCGATCGCCGGACGGGAGAACCCGACGCTCCAGTGGCAGGCGGGCCAGCAGGTTGAGGTCAGCTGGGAGAACGGCGACGGCCAGCCCCACGACTTCACGGTGCAGGACGCCGACGGCAACGTGCTCGAACAGAGCGAACGGACCTCCGAGCAGGGCGTGGTGACGACGTTCTCGTTCACGGTCACCGAGGAGATGACGACCTACGTCTGCACGATCCACCCGACGACGATGGTCGGCGAGATCGCGGTGAGCGCCTGA
- a CDS encoding PRC-barrel domain containing protein — MENNDTDRSVTEDDVGKEVVYGEDTVGRIVDVRHGTAYVDPDPGIVETISAKLGWADASDEEGAYPLQEETVARVTDDAVRLRTDL; from the coding sequence ATGGAAAACAACGACACCGACCGCTCGGTCACCGAGGACGACGTCGGCAAGGAGGTCGTGTACGGCGAGGACACCGTCGGGCGAATCGTCGACGTGCGACACGGGACGGCGTACGTCGACCCCGACCCGGGAATCGTCGAGACCATCTCGGCGAAACTTGGCTGGGCGGACGCGTCGGACGAGGAGGGAGCGTATCCGCTCCAGGAGGAGACGGTGGCGCGGGTCACCGACGACGCGGTCCGTCTCCGAACCGACCTGTAG
- a CDS encoding DUF7344 domain-containing protein has product MPHTDRTASPQPAGIRTLESSEVDELFDVLRHPRRRYLLRALEDADERPLDDLVADVVRQERRARGQGPDVERHDQVRLTMFHSHLPKLEDVGLVDCDYGTETVTVEDGEKLALLTRLRSLVDSSVD; this is encoded by the coding sequence ATGCCCCACACCGACAGGACTGCGTCGCCCCAGCCTGCAGGAATCCGGACGCTGGAGTCGAGTGAGGTCGACGAGCTGTTCGACGTCCTCCGTCACCCGCGTCGCCGGTACCTCCTCCGGGCGCTCGAGGACGCCGACGAACGGCCCCTCGACGACCTCGTCGCCGACGTCGTCCGGCAGGAGCGCCGCGCGCGGGGCCAGGGCCCCGACGTCGAGCGTCACGACCAGGTCCGGCTGACGATGTTCCACAGCCACCTGCCGAAACTGGAGGACGTCGGACTCGTCGACTGTGACTACGGCACGGAGACGGTCACCGTCGAGGACGGGGAGAAACTGGCGCTGTTGACCCGGCTCCGCTCGCTCGTCGACTCGTCGGTCGACTGA